A window of Chloracidobacterium sp. N contains these coding sequences:
- a CDS encoding AAA family ATPase, which yields MTTAAAPGEATPQRTLLNPDLKSPRAREFEEKLMARIVGQERAVRRIANLYQIYLAGLAHPGRPLGTMLFLGPTGSGKTRVVEAAAEALFGDPYAVVKIDCAEFQHSHEVAKLIGSPPGYLGHRETPPLLTQENLDKYHTEQDKLTFVLFDEIEKASDALWQLLLGILDKATLTLGDNRRVDFSKCMIVMTSNLGAKEMSELITGSIGFAPVRPETQRDDLDQKIYRTATEAARRKFSPEFMNRIDKVVVFRSLKDHHLERILELELRAVQERITQTAAEKFVIRCSPETKRFLLDEGIDLKYGARHLKRAIERFLVNPIASLVATQQVSTGDLLHVDYDPENKKLIFSKEPQGALVLTSGGETEHANPENRPPEGQAVALPAHMSPSSARKVSEN from the coding sequence ATGACCACTGCTGCCGCGCCCGGTGAAGCCACGCCACAGCGGACGTTGCTCAACCCGGATTTGAAAAGTCCCCGCGCCCGCGAGTTTGAAGAAAAACTCATGGCGCGCATCGTCGGGCAGGAACGCGCTGTCCGCCGCATTGCCAACCTCTACCAGATTTATCTGGCCGGGCTGGCGCATCCCGGCCGTCCCCTTGGGACGATGCTGTTTCTCGGACCAACGGGTTCGGGCAAAACCCGCGTCGTCGAGGCGGCAGCCGAAGCCCTGTTTGGCGACCCCTATGCCGTCGTCAAAATTGACTGCGCCGAGTTTCAACACAGTCACGAAGTCGCCAAGCTCATCGGCTCGCCCCCCGGCTACCTTGGCCACCGTGAAACGCCGCCGCTGCTGACCCAGGAAAACCTCGACAAGTACCACACCGAACAGGACAAGCTGACCTTCGTCCTGTTTGACGAAATCGAGAAAGCCTCGGACGCCTTGTGGCAACTGCTCCTGGGCATTCTGGACAAGGCGACGCTCACCCTGGGCGACAACCGGCGGGTGGATTTCTCGAAGTGCATGATCGTGATGACAAGCAATCTGGGCGCCAAGGAAATGTCGGAACTCATCACCGGCAGCATCGGCTTTGCTCCCGTACGCCCGGAAACGCAGCGCGACGACCTGGACCAGAAAATCTACCGCACGGCGACCGAAGCGGCGCGGCGCAAGTTTTCGCCGGAGTTTATGAACCGGATTGACAAGGTGGTGGTGTTTCGCAGCCTCAAGGACCATCACCTGGAGCGGATTCTCGAACTCGAATTGCGCGCCGTCCAGGAACGGATCACCCAGACGGCGGCGGAAAAATTCGTCATCCGCTGTTCCCCGGAAACCAAGCGCTTCCTGCTCGACGAAGGAATTGACCTGAAATACGGGGCGCGGCATCTCAAGCGCGCCATCGAGCGGTTTCTGGTCAACCCCATTGCCAGCCTGGTCGCCACACAACAGGTCAGCACCGGCGACCTGCTCCACGTGGACTATGACCCGGAAAACAAAAAGCTGATCTTCTCCAAAGAACCCCAGGGCGCACTGGTGCTGACTTCCGGTGGAGAAACCGAACACGCCAACCCTGAGAACAGGCCGCCGGAAGGTCAGGCCGTCGCCCTTCCGGCGCACATGTCCCCTTCCTCGGCCCGCAAAGTCAGCGAAAACTGA
- a CDS encoding SpoIIE family protein phosphatase: MQNYGQDEFRSLPQTWGVIQDARGVLYVANDTGLLIYDSVRWQQLTLPNSATVRSLDISPDGQVYLGAENELGYLSATPQGAARFVSLLERLPPDKRRFGSVWRTWATPEGIFFQTYRYLFHLIGESVHVHEPAGQVARDDFVWSHWINDRLYVHQRHVGLLLLGKDEVLRLAPGGELFAERRVCALLPFDQEHLLAVTQEDGLWLYAPDTGAPRSLPLRPRPVQPIDFNHACVLADGRIAIGSNHDGVLVCDRQGRLMEVIGRQAGLSSPSVHWVYSDRQGGLWAAHRNGLARIEVGSRLSYFDEATGLEGRVFALHRHAGRLYAGTLAGLFALDDQPPGALVAGQARFVRVPGMDTDCWHMATDGDRMLVATGSGLYEITPRPATPPGVKKLDIEGRTYVLHPDPIQAGRFYVGTRRGLFRLTRHGAGWKVEAPVFGLQEEVRSLTVTDEGLWCGTMHRGACLIPEALLRAGGQADSSQVIRIDERVGLPTQRETFVARVNGQACLATQRGVYVFDPRGHTLRPADAFAALREAPVFRFGQDAQGGVWYARDFSERGVLRPGPHHHFEPDTQVLRLPPASLLRTILCEPEGITWLGGDKGLFRYAGPTPQPPRAPGQLLIRRLETGGQVQFAGYGNLPAELPPLDYTGNRLRCEVALLSFPREREHRFRFRLDGSDRQWSDWSHETVKEYTNLSEGEYTLRVEAQDLYGQTLTMAPVRLRILPPWYRTWWAYSLAVGFIGCLIVGGIRFRERLLIERNRALEHQVRERTSEITRQRDEILDSIRYAERIQKAVLPTLTDLRQSVPESFILYAPRDIVSGDFYWIHTTHEGVILTVADCTGHGVPGAFMSLIGNDLLNQIVIERGIRDPAQILTELDAGIVAALGQKTDHELVRVHDGLDAGILCLTPDRRQACYAGARRPLYLVRQGGLTEIKGNLRSVGGTGRREARFTSHHVPLETGTMLYLTTDGFADQSDPQGKKYGTRRLKSLLCELAAQPVEAQCARLEQVLHEHAGTERLRDDVTIVGLRI, encoded by the coding sequence GTGCAGAACTATGGCCAGGACGAGTTCCGGTCCCTGCCCCAGACCTGGGGCGTCATCCAGGATGCACGCGGCGTCCTGTACGTCGCCAACGACACCGGGCTGCTCATCTATGACAGCGTCCGCTGGCAGCAACTTACGCTGCCCAACAGCGCCACCGTACGGTCGCTGGACATCAGCCCCGACGGGCAGGTGTACCTTGGCGCTGAAAATGAACTGGGGTATCTCTCCGCGACGCCACAGGGAGCGGCCCGGTTTGTCTCCCTTCTGGAGCGCCTGCCGCCTGACAAACGGCGCTTTGGATCGGTCTGGCGGACCTGGGCCACGCCAGAAGGCATTTTTTTCCAGACCTATCGGTATCTATTCCACCTCATTGGCGAAAGTGTCCACGTCCATGAGCCGGCCGGACAGGTGGCGCGTGATGACTTCGTGTGGAGTCACTGGATCAACGACCGACTGTATGTCCACCAGCGACACGTTGGACTGCTGCTTCTTGGAAAGGATGAAGTGCTGCGGCTCGCGCCGGGCGGTGAGCTGTTTGCAGAACGCCGGGTGTGCGCGCTGCTGCCCTTCGACCAGGAACACCTTCTGGCCGTGACGCAGGAGGATGGACTCTGGCTCTATGCCCCAGACACCGGCGCACCCCGGAGCCTTCCACTCCGGCCGCGCCCGGTGCAACCGATCGATTTCAACCATGCCTGTGTGCTGGCCGATGGGCGCATTGCCATTGGCAGCAATCACGACGGCGTGCTCGTCTGTGACCGCCAGGGGCGTCTGATGGAAGTCATCGGACGCCAGGCCGGACTCAGTTCCCCTTCGGTGCACTGGGTCTATAGTGATCGGCAGGGGGGACTGTGGGCCGCGCACCGGAATGGGCTGGCGCGCATCGAGGTCGGCTCCAGACTTTCCTATTTCGACGAAGCCACGGGCCTCGAAGGACGGGTGTTTGCCCTCCACCGCCATGCGGGACGGCTTTACGCCGGAACCCTGGCCGGACTGTTCGCGCTGGACGACCAGCCCCCAGGGGCGCTTGTTGCAGGGCAGGCACGGTTCGTGCGCGTGCCCGGCATGGATACCGACTGCTGGCACATGGCAACGGACGGCGACCGGATGCTGGTCGCCACCGGGAGTGGGCTTTACGAAATCACCCCACGCCCAGCCACTCCCCCAGGCGTCAAAAAACTGGACATTGAAGGCCGGACCTATGTGCTGCACCCGGACCCCATTCAGGCCGGGCGTTTCTATGTCGGGACACGCCGGGGCCTTTTCCGCCTGACACGGCATGGTGCGGGCTGGAAGGTCGAAGCGCCGGTCTTTGGCCTCCAGGAGGAAGTCCGCTCTCTCACCGTGACCGATGAAGGTCTCTGGTGCGGCACCATGCACCGGGGAGCCTGCTTGATCCCGGAAGCTCTTCTCCGCGCCGGCGGGCAGGCGGATTCGTCACAGGTCATCCGCATTGACGAACGGGTTGGGCTGCCCACCCAGCGCGAGACCTTCGTGGCCCGGGTCAATGGTCAGGCCTGCCTGGCGACCCAGCGTGGTGTCTATGTCTTCGACCCACGCGGGCATACCCTGCGTCCGGCAGATGCCTTCGCGGCGCTCCGGGAGGCACCGGTTTTTCGTTTCGGACAGGATGCCCAGGGAGGGGTCTGGTACGCCCGGGATTTCAGTGAGCGGGGTGTTTTGCGTCCGGGACCGCACCACCACTTCGAGCCGGACACCCAGGTGCTCCGCCTGCCGCCGGCATCGCTTCTGCGCACCATCCTCTGTGAGCCGGAGGGGATCACCTGGCTGGGCGGAGACAAAGGGCTCTTCCGCTATGCCGGGCCGACGCCCCAGCCGCCCCGCGCCCCCGGACAACTCCTCATTCGCCGCCTCGAAACCGGCGGACAGGTGCAATTTGCCGGCTATGGCAACCTGCCCGCCGAACTGCCGCCACTGGACTACACCGGCAACCGGCTCCGCTGTGAAGTGGCCCTGCTGTCCTTCCCCCGTGAGCGCGAGCATCGCTTTCGCTTCCGCCTCGACGGCAGTGACCGCCAGTGGTCGGACTGGAGCCACGAAACGGTCAAGGAATACACCAACCTGTCCGAAGGCGAGTACACGCTCCGGGTCGAAGCCCAGGACCTTTACGGACAAACCCTGACGATGGCGCCGGTACGCCTGCGCATTCTCCCCCCCTGGTATCGCACCTGGTGGGCCTACAGCCTCGCGGTCGGTTTCATCGGATGCCTGATTGTGGGCGGCATCCGGTTTCGGGAACGCCTGCTCATCGAAAGAAACCGCGCCCTCGAACACCAGGTGCGCGAGCGCACATCTGAAATCACCCGCCAGCGGGATGAAATCCTGGACAGCATCCGCTACGCCGAGCGCATTCAGAAGGCTGTCCTGCCAACCCTGACCGACCTGCGCCAGAGCGTGCCGGAAAGTTTCATCCTGTACGCCCCCCGTGACATTGTGAGCGGCGACTTCTACTGGATTCACACCACCCACGAGGGAGTCATTCTCACGGTTGCCGACTGCACCGGGCATGGCGTGCCCGGGGCGTTTATGTCGCTGATTGGGAATGACCTTCTCAATCAGATCGTCATCGAGCGCGGCATTCGTGACCCGGCGCAAATCCTCACCGAACTCGATGCCGGTATCGTGGCGGCGCTTGGACAGAAAACCGATCACGAGCTGGTTCGCGTCCATGACGGACTCGATGCCGGCATTCTCTGCCTGACCCCTGACCGGCGGCAGGCCTGCTATGCCGGCGCCAGACGACCGCTCTACCTGGTGCGCCAGGGTGGGTTGACCGAAATCAAAGGTAATTTGCGGTCGGTGGGCGGCACGGGCCGCCGGGAAGCCCGCTTTACCAGCCACCACGTACCACTTGAAACCGGCACGATGCTCTACCTGACGACGGACGGCTTTGCCGACCAAAGCGATCCGCAGGGCAAAAAGTACGGCACCCGCCGTCTCAAGTCCCTGTTGTGTGAACTGGCGGCCCAGCCGGTGGAAGCCCAGTGCGCGCGGCTGGAACAGGTACTCCATGAACACGCCGGGACGGAACGCCTGCGGGATGATGTCACCATTGTCGGACTGCGTATCTGA
- a CDS encoding zinc-binding dehydrogenase has translation MTHLTMPTDAPPMPALMRANVLLEPGTIEMQHLPIPDPEPGGVVVQVMTALTCGTDLKAFLRGHPKFPTPTLFGHEFAGVIAKVGPGVTRFREGDRVMSTHSAPCGVCYYCQRGQENLCDTIMSSMVLGAYAEYIRIPERIVRQNMYPKPENLPYREAALMEPLACVVHGLEGVTVREDDTVLVLGNGAIALLHVAALKARGVENIIVAGRRAYRQRVARAIGAAQTVDFTNETLPVQIRELTGGRGADLVIECTGQPHIWELAVHLARRGGTVIFFGGCKRGTTVTFDTERIHYDEITLRSPFHMTPRAVRQARELLLERRVDWGQLITADYPLERLGEALDQLQRGDCIKFAILP, from the coding sequence GTGACCCACCTGACCATGCCGACCGACGCACCGCCGATGCCGGCACTCATGCGCGCCAACGTGCTTCTGGAACCGGGCACGATTGAAATGCAACACCTGCCCATTCCCGACCCTGAACCGGGTGGCGTCGTCGTCCAGGTGATGACGGCGCTGACCTGTGGGACGGACCTCAAAGCCTTTCTGCGTGGTCATCCGAAGTTTCCAACCCCGACCCTTTTCGGCCACGAGTTTGCCGGAGTCATTGCCAAGGTGGGCCCGGGCGTGACGCGCTTCCGGGAAGGCGACCGGGTGATGTCCACCCACTCGGCTCCGTGCGGCGTGTGCTACTACTGCCAGCGCGGTCAGGAAAACCTCTGCGATACCATCATGTCCAGCATGGTGCTGGGGGCCTATGCGGAATACATCCGCATCCCGGAACGCATCGTGCGGCAGAACATGTATCCCAAGCCGGAGAACCTGCCCTACCGGGAAGCCGCCCTGATGGAACCGCTCGCCTGTGTCGTGCACGGACTGGAAGGGGTGACGGTCAGGGAAGACGACACCGTTCTGGTGCTTGGCAACGGTGCCATTGCCCTGCTGCACGTCGCAGCACTGAAAGCGCGCGGCGTGGAAAATATCATTGTGGCGGGACGGCGGGCGTACCGGCAGCGTGTGGCCCGTGCCATTGGGGCGGCCCAGACAGTGGACTTTACGAACGAAACCCTGCCTGTGCAGATTCGTGAACTCACCGGCGGACGCGGGGCCGATCTCGTCATCGAGTGCACGGGCCAGCCCCACATCTGGGAACTGGCCGTGCACCTGGCGCGCCGGGGTGGAACGGTGATTTTCTTTGGCGGCTGCAAGCGCGGCACCACCGTCACGTTCGACACCGAGCGCATCCACTACGACGAAATCACGCTGCGCAGCCCCTTTCACATGACGCCCCGCGCCGTCCGGCAGGCGCGCGAGCTGCTCCTTGAACGGCGCGTGGACTGGGGACAGCTCATCACGGCCGACTACCCGCTCGAACGGCTGGGCGAGGCTCTCGATCAGCTCCAGCGTGGCGATTGCATCAAGTTCGCCATTCTCCCGTGA
- a CDS encoding methyltransferase yields the protein MSTSPKRRSRRATPLTPEPLYRLGTAFWSSGVLFAAHRLAVFEVLEARPQTGSDLAGACRLTPAGAEKLLRACASLGLVTEDEAGLYRNSPLATTFLVRGKPAYQGHLLDYFADLWARFGELDHLLRTGEIGPREMAFNLVRPNDERQAAERAWVLAMHEIALGGQAEALCRAVDLSGYTRLLDVSGGAGSYALRFAEQYPGLTAEVFDLPEVVAIADELIQQSAVRDRVRVRAGDFVNADYGYGYDVVLLSGVLHGLGERHILRVLKKSYAALNPGGCVIVQEMTPDAPSPSAAQFAALFSLNMMSGATYSAEQLALWLNQSGFLRITVTPLEQAWWFDHVISGRKP from the coding sequence ATGTCCACATCACCAAAACGTCGCTCACGACGAGCGACCCCCCTGACGCCAGAGCCGCTCTACCGGCTGGGAACGGCTTTCTGGAGCAGCGGCGTTTTGTTTGCCGCCCATCGGCTGGCGGTTTTTGAGGTTCTGGAAGCCCGCCCGCAAACCGGTTCTGACCTGGCTGGGGCCTGTCGGTTGACACCGGCCGGGGCGGAAAAACTGCTGAGGGCCTGTGCCAGCTTGGGACTGGTCACAGAGGATGAAGCCGGGCTGTACCGGAACAGCCCATTGGCGACAACGTTTCTCGTGCGCGGCAAGCCGGCCTATCAGGGGCATCTGCTGGACTACTTCGCCGATTTGTGGGCCCGGTTCGGGGAACTCGACCATCTGCTCCGCACCGGTGAAATCGGCCCGCGTGAGATGGCTTTCAACCTGGTGCGTCCGAATGATGAACGCCAGGCGGCTGAGCGGGCCTGGGTGCTGGCTATGCACGAGATTGCCTTGGGCGGACAGGCCGAGGCGCTGTGCCGGGCGGTGGACCTGAGCGGCTACACCCGTCTGCTTGATGTCAGCGGTGGGGCTGGTTCGTACGCACTCCGCTTTGCCGAGCAGTATCCGGGACTGACAGCCGAGGTGTTTGACTTGCCGGAGGTCGTCGCCATTGCTGACGAACTGATTCAGCAGTCGGCTGTTCGTGACCGGGTTCGCGTCCGGGCTGGGGATTTCGTCAATGCCGATTATGGCTACGGCTACGATGTCGTGCTGTTGTCGGGGGTTCTGCACGGGCTTGGGGAGCGGCATATCCTGCGGGTACTGAAGAAAAGCTACGCCGCCCTCAATCCGGGTGGATGCGTTATTGTCCAGGAGATGACACCTGACGCCCCCTCCCCGTCCGCCGCCCAGTTTGCTGCGCTCTTCAGCCTCAACATGATGTCGGGGGCGACCTATTCGGCTGAACAACTCGCCTTGTGGCTCAACCAGTCCGGTTTTCTGCGGATTACGGTGACGCCACTGGAACAGGCCTGGTGGTTTGACCACGTGATTTCGGGACGCAAGCCCTAG
- a CDS encoding alpha/beta hydrolase, translating into MPPRKKKTRIFLYLKVFVPVIAITLIAAVGYTAYAVNAITKSNRSLLSIKDFPKKLPDNWGKVVSFTWKEVQISGASGALNGWVFIRGAGLPGIIITHGLGNSRADMMDLGYRLWERGYNVLVYDLRAHGESTNLVTTLGASEKKDLAAAVEFFKTFRIPSPKGGEVQLIDPNKIGLYGVNVGAYASLMVGGENDSVKAVVADMPYDSVREFAHLRARELFGLDNFITNGLLDIGLQINQGGIYDTGSVRSQAANYQSKGKSVAVIIAENTSKNLQKAAMEVMLALGPSVCERIDIPKSRNIPLAGKDADLYNERVCSFFAQRGFPVTPLPDAASPPAAPPAGTPPAAGKEADGKGTGQ; encoded by the coding sequence ATGCCGCCGCGTAAGAAAAAAACACGCATCTTTCTTTACCTCAAGGTTTTTGTCCCGGTCATCGCCATCACCCTCATTGCCGCTGTGGGCTATACGGCGTATGCCGTCAATGCCATTACCAAGTCCAACCGCTCGCTGCTTTCCATCAAAGATTTTCCCAAAAAACTTCCGGATAACTGGGGAAAAGTGGTCAGCTTCACCTGGAAGGAAGTTCAGATTTCCGGCGCCAGTGGAGCTCTCAATGGGTGGGTTTTTATCCGTGGCGCCGGACTGCCCGGAATCATCATCACCCATGGGTTGGGAAATTCACGGGCTGACATGATGGATCTGGGCTATCGGCTCTGGGAGCGGGGGTACAACGTGCTCGTCTATGACCTCCGGGCACATGGTGAGAGCACCAACCTGGTGACAACCCTTGGAGCTTCTGAAAAGAAAGATTTGGCGGCCGCCGTGGAGTTTTTCAAAACCTTCAGGATTCCATCCCCGAAAGGCGGGGAGGTACAGTTGATTGATCCCAATAAAATTGGGCTTTACGGGGTCAATGTCGGCGCTTACGCCTCATTGATGGTGGGCGGAGAGAATGACTCGGTCAAGGCCGTTGTGGCCGATATGCCTTATGATTCCGTACGTGAGTTCGCGCATCTCCGCGCCCGTGAATTGTTCGGTCTCGACAACTTCATCACGAATGGACTGCTGGACATCGGGTTACAGATCAATCAGGGGGGGATTTACGACACCGGCTCCGTTCGGAGCCAGGCTGCCAACTATCAGAGCAAGGGCAAGAGCGTGGCGGTTATAATCGCTGAAAATACGTCAAAAAATCTCCAGAAAGCAGCCATGGAAGTTATGTTGGCGCTTGGGCCTTCTGTTTGTGAGCGAATTGATATTCCAAAGTCCCGCAACATTCCTCTGGCCGGCAAGGACGCCGATCTCTACAACGAGCGGGTGTGCAGCTTTTTCGCCCAGCGCGGATTCCCGGTGACACCGCTCCCGGATGCGGCTTCGCCACCGGCCGCACCCCCGGCTGGCACGCCCCCGGCGGCTGGCAAGGAAGCTGACGGCAAGGGAACTGGTCAGTAA
- a CDS encoding Gfo/Idh/MocA family protein, whose amino-acid sequence MVTVGVIGVGALGQHHARLYAGLPGVRLVGVCDLRREVGQAVADRYGVAYFADWQDLAAQVMAVSVAVPTCDHCALSVALLAQGKHVLVEKPIAVTLEEADEMIAAAGQAGVILQVGHLERFNPALQAAQALVRQPRFFEIDRLSVFTPRSLDIDVVADVMIHDLDLLRWMVDAPVDTIHAVGVPALTEKIDIASARIEFANGCVANVTASRVSLDKVRKLRCFHAGGYVSVDCLTQQVTALEVARSHVASAPPAIVPRAVTVTPDEPLRAELEHFITCIRQGRQPLVDGRAGQAALELALQVRAEITAHARRAGLGHWVDVPT is encoded by the coding sequence ATGGTGACGGTCGGCGTCATTGGTGTCGGCGCCTTGGGGCAGCACCATGCCCGGCTTTACGCCGGCCTGCCGGGGGTACGACTGGTTGGGGTGTGTGACCTGCGTCGTGAAGTCGGGCAGGCGGTGGCTGACCGTTATGGTGTTGCTTACTTTGCCGACTGGCAGGACCTCGCCGCACAGGTGATGGCGGTCAGCGTGGCCGTCCCCACCTGTGACCACTGCGCGTTGTCGGTGGCGTTGCTTGCCCAGGGCAAGCACGTCCTCGTTGAAAAGCCGATTGCCGTGACGCTTGAAGAAGCCGATGAGATGATTGCGGCAGCCGGGCAGGCGGGCGTCATTCTTCAGGTCGGCCATCTGGAGCGGTTCAATCCGGCGCTTCAGGCTGCTCAGGCACTGGTGCGCCAGCCCCGCTTTTTTGAGATTGACCGCCTCAGTGTGTTCACGCCCCGCAGTCTGGACATTGATGTTGTTGCCGACGTGATGATCCACGATCTGGATTTGCTGCGCTGGATGGTGGATGCGCCGGTGGACACCATCCACGCCGTGGGTGTTCCGGCGCTGACGGAAAAAATTGATATTGCCAGCGCCCGTATCGAGTTTGCCAACGGCTGTGTGGCGAATGTCACGGCCAGCCGCGTTTCGCTCGACAAGGTACGCAAGCTGCGGTGCTTTCACGCCGGAGGGTATGTTTCGGTGGACTGCCTGACCCAGCAGGTGACGGCGCTGGAGGTCGCCCGTTCCCATGTGGCATCCGCCCCGCCGGCCATTGTTCCCCGCGCCGTCACGGTCACGCCTGACGAGCCATTGCGGGCCGAACTCGAACACTTCATCACCTGCATCCGGCAGGGCCGGCAGCCGCTGGTGGATGGACGGGCCGGACAGGCAGCTTTGGAACTGGCGCTTCAGGTACGGGCGGAAATCACCGCCCATGCCCGCCGCGCCGGACTGGGGCATTGGGTGGACGTTCCAACGTAA